The following are encoded together in the Methylomonas methanica MC09 genome:
- a CDS encoding PAS domain-containing protein translates to MNFIVDKDSGIIPQVLSAILDECVNGVTLADPDLEDAPIIYANKAFERLTGYSQEEIVGHNCRFLQGEDREQPARYKIAEAMRKQQGVEVTLRNYRKDGTLFHNHLKVIPLFDKKQRVIYYLGVQYDITQQVDAKNEIKSLTELLNAGQN, encoded by the coding sequence ATGAATTTTATTGTTGATAAAGACTCAGGTATTATTCCACAAGTATTGTCCGCTATTTTGGATGAATGTGTTAACGGAGTGACTTTGGCTGATCCGGATTTGGAAGATGCACCGATAATATATGCCAATAAAGCATTTGAGCGCTTAACCGGATATTCTCAAGAGGAAATCGTCGGGCATAATTGCCGGTTTTTGCAAGGCGAAGACAGAGAGCAGCCCGCGCGTTATAAAATTGCCGAAGCTATGAGAAAGCAACAAGGTGTTGAAGTAACTTTGCGCAATTACAGAAAAGACGGCACATTGTTTCATAATCATCTAAAAGTAATCCCACTGTTCGATAAAAAACAGCGGGTTATTTATTACCTGGGTGTGCAGTACGATATTACGCAACAAGTTGATGCCAAAAACGAAATAAAGTCGTTAACTGAGCTATTAAATGCCGGCCAAAACTAA
- a CDS encoding sterol desaturase family protein — MGALEHTKEGDMAFTGALFALAILAFLILLVIEKFKPYRNFTQKIYKESIVTNTTAFLVNNVILTILRASSLFLVAQQFSSFGLLSGLQNGPLKWLLAFAFFDLAIYAWHFASHKYEWLWRFHKVHHSDKSFNVSTGFRFHVFDLLLEIVYKCVFVIVIGVDAYLVLAIEIIELFFIFFHHANIRVPNEQAISNYIITPSLHRTHHSTLRVEHDSNYGIVLAVWDRIFGTRKELVPVNIGLDLIEAENFVQLFSLAFITERKFKQLLGLIPKGKK, encoded by the coding sequence ATGGGGGCTTTAGAACACACTAAAGAGGGTGATATGGCTTTTACGGGTGCTTTGTTTGCATTGGCTATATTGGCATTTTTGATACTGCTGGTTATCGAGAAATTTAAACCCTATAGGAATTTTACGCAAAAAATCTATAAGGAGTCCATCGTCACCAATACCACTGCATTTCTGGTCAATAATGTTATTTTAACGATATTAAGAGCATCGTCCTTATTTTTGGTGGCACAACAATTTTCTTCTTTCGGCTTGTTAAGCGGTTTGCAGAATGGGCCTTTAAAATGGCTATTGGCTTTTGCTTTTTTTGATTTGGCCATTTACGCTTGGCATTTTGCCAGTCATAAATATGAATGGTTATGGCGTTTCCATAAAGTGCATCATAGCGACAAAAGCTTTAACGTATCGACGGGCTTTCGGTTTCATGTATTCGACCTGTTACTTGAAATAGTCTACAAATGCGTATTTGTGATTGTTATTGGGGTGGATGCCTATTTAGTATTGGCTATTGAAATTATAGAGTTATTTTTTATATTTTTTCATCATGCCAATATTCGGGTACCAAATGAGCAAGCGATATCAAATTATATTATTACACCCAGTTTGCATCGCACCCACCATTCCACTTTGCGGGTAGAGCATGACAGTAATTACGGTATCGTTTTAGCTGTTTGGGATCGCATCTTCGGCACTCGTAAGGAATTGGTACCCGTCAATATCGGTTTGGATTTGATCGAAGCCGAGAATTTTGTTCAATTGTTTTCGCTGGCTTTTATAACTGAACGCAAGTTTAAACAGTTACTGGGGTTGATCCCTAAAGGTAAAAAGTAA
- the msrP gene encoding protein-methionine-sulfoxide reductase catalytic subunit MsrP, whose translation MIIKTNKAIPASEITDPLVFQQRRKIIKALMASALLPGAIGSVSANTASPLRWPALSRSKNSVDKALITDPELVKNYTNYYEFSFNKEDSTELAQKLPTDNWTVEISGEVEKPGDYQLEDILSWQSLQEYVYRFRCVEAWSMVIPWVGFPLAELIKRVKPLSHAKFVKFTSIYDPDSMPKQRINAMLDWPYVEALRIDEAVHPLTILAVGMYGDALPKQNGAALRLVVPWKYGFKSIKAIVKIEFLKRAPMTTWHEFAPSEYGFYANVNPSVPHPRWSQFSERQLGSGFFTPRRQTELYNGYGEQVASLYSDMDLRHFF comes from the coding sequence ATGATTATAAAAACAAATAAGGCCATCCCTGCCAGTGAAATCACTGATCCGCTAGTATTTCAACAGCGACGGAAAATTATCAAGGCGCTGATGGCCAGTGCTTTACTTCCCGGCGCTATCGGATCGGTTTCGGCCAATACAGCCTCTCCATTGCGTTGGCCGGCATTATCCCGTAGCAAAAACTCGGTAGATAAGGCATTAATTACCGATCCTGAGCTGGTTAAAAACTACACGAATTACTACGAGTTTTCGTTTAATAAAGAAGACTCAACCGAATTGGCGCAAAAGCTGCCAACCGACAATTGGACCGTCGAAATCAGTGGGGAAGTAGAAAAACCGGGCGATTATCAGTTGGAAGATATCCTGTCATGGCAATCGCTGCAGGAATACGTTTACCGTTTTCGCTGCGTCGAGGCTTGGTCCATGGTTATTCCGTGGGTTGGCTTTCCACTGGCAGAGCTCATCAAAAGGGTCAAACCCTTATCCCATGCCAAGTTCGTTAAATTTACCTCGATATACGACCCGGATAGCATGCCTAAGCAGCGTATCAATGCCATGTTGGATTGGCCCTATGTGGAAGCTTTACGAATTGATGAGGCGGTTCATCCGCTAACGATTTTAGCTGTCGGCATGTATGGTGACGCGTTACCCAAGCAAAATGGCGCCGCCTTGCGCCTGGTGGTGCCCTGGAAGTACGGCTTTAAAAGCATCAAGGCCATAGTAAAAATCGAATTTTTAAAAAGGGCGCCGATGACGACTTGGCATGAGTTCGCGCCTTCCGAGTATGGGTTTTATGCCAATGTCAATCCATCGGTACCGCATCCGCGCTGGAGCCAGTTCAGCGAGCGTCAATTGGGTAGCGGGTTTTTTACGCCGCGCCGGCAGACCGAACTTTATAACGGCTATGGCGAGCAAGTCGCTTCTTTGTATAGCGATATGGACTTACGGCACTTTTTCTGA
- a CDS encoding sulfite oxidase heme-binding subunit YedZ: MWLRINNAWIAISIGCLLPLFGLLLDIVTDNLGSNPIQAIHIRLGDWSLRFLCLTLAITPIQTMTKWRGMADYRQMLGLYAFFYATLHVLGYLFVDHAGEWRVIGVDIIESSYIWFGVIAYVIVLSLAVTSPKSAKKRMGKNWKKLHRLIYYAAGAAVIHYFWQLKGNLFQPLFYLTIIAFLLGFRVLVWLKNRQLAKLMVPKGRSISLEEND, encoded by the coding sequence ATGTGGCTTCGTATCAATAATGCATGGATAGCGATTTCAATAGGCTGTTTGCTGCCTTTGTTTGGGTTGTTATTGGATATAGTCACGGATAATTTAGGTTCGAACCCGATTCAAGCTATTCATATTCGCCTGGGGGATTGGTCTTTGCGGTTCCTTTGCCTGACACTGGCCATTACCCCCATTCAAACCATGACTAAATGGCGGGGTATGGCCGACTATCGGCAAATGCTGGGCTTGTACGCATTTTTTTACGCCACCTTGCATGTATTGGGCTATTTATTCGTCGATCACGCGGGCGAGTGGCGGGTAATTGGGGTCGATATTATCGAGAGTTCGTATATTTGGTTCGGTGTAATCGCTTATGTTATTGTCTTATCCTTGGCGGTTACCTCGCCCAAATCGGCTAAAAAACGCATGGGCAAGAATTGGAAAAAATTACACCGGCTTATTTATTACGCCGCGGGTGCCGCTGTTATTCATTATTTTTGGCAACTGAAAGGCAATTTATTTCAGCCCTTGTTTTACCTGACCATCATTGCATTTTTGTTGGGATTTAGAGTTTTGGTTTGGCTTAAAAATCGCCAATTGGCAAAATTGATGGTGCCAAAGGGGCGGTCGATTTCGCTGGAAGAAAACGACTAA
- a CDS encoding TIGR01777 family oxidoreductase codes for MSNKPILITGGTGFLGSALTFKWLQENQPVTIFSRSGERVQRAFGNQVQAVTRIEDLPDASSYKAVVNLAGAGIFDQRWSEARKQVLRASRIDFTQQLVDWMNRSSSPPEVLVNGSAIGFYGDQGDVLLTEQSQPQVDFSQQLCADWEQAALQAESAGARVCLIRTGLVLGQNGGLLKRMLLPFRFGLGGRLGRGDQWMSWVHLQDWLQIVQAMIDKPDMRGPYNATAPIPVTNAEFSSRLAGVLNRPLLLPMPEFALKLLLGEMAALVLGSQRVIPQRLLDRGHQFEFTQLDVALRNLLLPPQ; via the coding sequence ATGTCAAATAAACCCATTTTAATTACCGGCGGTACCGGTTTTTTAGGTAGTGCGCTGACCTTTAAATGGTTACAGGAAAATCAACCCGTAACCATTTTTAGCCGCAGCGGCGAAAGGGTGCAGCGGGCGTTTGGCAACCAGGTTCAGGCGGTGACACGAATCGAAGACTTGCCCGATGCCTCCAGCTATAAAGCCGTGGTGAATTTAGCGGGTGCCGGAATTTTCGATCAACGCTGGAGCGAAGCACGTAAGCAAGTTTTGCGGGCAAGCCGCATCGATTTTACCCAGCAACTGGTAGATTGGATGAACCGTTCCAGTAGTCCGCCGGAGGTATTGGTTAACGGTTCCGCTATCGGTTTTTATGGCGACCAGGGCGATGTGCTGTTGACGGAACAAAGCCAGCCGCAAGTCGATTTTTCCCAGCAATTATGCGCGGATTGGGAGCAGGCCGCGCTGCAAGCCGAATCCGCAGGCGCGCGGGTCTGTCTGATACGAACCGGCTTGGTTTTAGGACAGAATGGCGGATTGCTAAAGCGTATGTTGCTGCCGTTTCGCTTCGGTCTGGGCGGACGCTTGGGCCGGGGCGATCAATGGATGTCCTGGGTGCATCTACAGGATTGGTTGCAAATTGTGCAGGCCATGATAGACAAGCCCGATATGCGTGGGCCTTATAACGCCACGGCGCCGATTCCGGTAACCAACGCAGAGTTCAGCAGCCGTTTGGCCGGTGTTTTAAACCGTCCGCTATTATTACCCATGCCGGAATTCGCGCTGAAGCTATTGCTGGGGGAAATGGCCGCGCTGGTGCTGGGTAGTCAGCGGGTCATTCCGCAACGGCTTTTGGACCGGGGGCATCAATTTGAATTTACCCAACTCGACGTTGCTTTACGCAATCTCCTGCTTCCTCCTCAGTAA
- a CDS encoding cryptochrome/photolyase family protein: MKKRFAKSLFIFRRDLRLYDNSGLNAALQQSEQVLACFIFDPRQIEPHAYQSQPGLQFMLEALQDLQQQFRTHQWQLGLYQGQPEQLVSRLHREQAFEAIFVNRDYTPFGRRRDADLQTFCRKQGLAFYSCADTLLNEPEHGLKSDGSAYQVFTAFYNRARLHPVALPQGLADGQLLDGEQNSDLISRLQQDHSNALPGGRQAALQQLDQLTACRDYSQQRDFPALAATSNLSAYLKFGCCSVRETYYAVVESLGTEHPLLRQLYWRDFFTQIAFHFPRVFGHAFHERYDKIVWRNDREEFQAWTEGRTGVPIVDAGMRQLNQTGAMHNRVRMIVASFLVKDLHIDWRWGERYFARHLLDYDPCVNNGNWQWAASTGCDAQPYFRIFNPWLQQKKFDPDCVYIKHWVPELNNYTPALIHDWLKQPLAGDYPPPIVEHGLRSQQAKVLFQQAGQ; the protein is encoded by the coding sequence ATGAAGAAACGCTTTGCAAAATCCCTGTTTATATTTCGCCGCGATCTGCGTTTATATGACAATTCCGGGTTGAATGCCGCCTTGCAACAGTCCGAGCAGGTATTGGCTTGTTTTATTTTCGACCCGCGGCAGATCGAACCGCATGCTTATCAAAGCCAACCCGGCTTACAATTTATGCTGGAGGCACTGCAAGACTTACAGCAGCAGTTTCGGACACATCAGTGGCAACTGGGTTTATACCAAGGTCAACCGGAACAGCTTGTCAGTCGTTTGCACCGGGAACAGGCTTTCGAAGCGATATTTGTTAATCGCGATTACACGCCTTTCGGCCGCCGGCGCGACGCCGATTTACAGACTTTTTGCCGGAAACAGGGGCTGGCTTTTTACAGTTGCGCCGACACCTTACTCAATGAGCCCGAGCATGGCTTGAAAAGCGACGGTTCAGCCTATCAAGTATTTACCGCCTTTTATAACCGGGCCCGCCTGCATCCGGTCGCACTACCGCAAGGTTTGGCTGACGGCCAATTGCTTGATGGCGAACAGAACTCCGATCTGATTTCCCGATTGCAACAAGATCATAGCAATGCCTTACCTGGCGGTCGCCAAGCGGCTTTACAACAACTGGATCAATTGACCGCTTGCCGGGATTACAGTCAACAACGCGATTTTCCGGCACTGGCGGCTACCAGTAATTTATCCGCCTATCTCAAGTTTGGCTGTTGTTCGGTTCGGGAGACGTACTACGCGGTGGTGGAAAGTCTGGGAACCGAACATCCGTTGTTGCGGCAATTGTATTGGCGGGATTTTTTTACCCAGATTGCCTTTCACTTTCCGCGGGTTTTCGGTCACGCCTTCCATGAACGCTACGATAAGATTGTTTGGCGCAACGACAGGGAAGAATTTCAGGCATGGACGGAAGGGCGCACCGGTGTTCCGATTGTCGACGCCGGCATGCGGCAATTAAACCAGACCGGCGCTATGCACAACAGGGTGCGGATGATCGTCGCTTCATTCCTGGTCAAGGATTTACATATCGATTGGCGGTGGGGGGAACGGTATTTTGCCCGGCATTTATTGGATTACGATCCCTGCGTGAACAACGGCAACTGGCAATGGGCGGCTTCCACTGGTTGCGATGCCCAGCCTTATTTCCGAATTTTCAATCCGTGGTTACAGCAAAAAAAATTCGACCCCGATTGCGTATATATCAAGCACTGGGTGCCTGAATTAAACAACTATACGCCTGCGCTAATTCATGATTGGCTTAAACAGCCGTTGGCGGGGGATTATCCGCCGCCGATAGTGGAGCACGGCTTACGCAGCCAGCAAGCCAAGGTCCTGTTCCAACAAGCCGGCCAATAA
- a CDS encoding lipocalin family protein translates to MMRRFLGYMLILSLAACTGMPAGVKPVTGFELSRYLGTWYEIARLDHSFERGLTQVTAEYSLREDGGVKVLNSGYNAEEQQRQTAEGKAYFIGSPDVGRLKVSFFGPFYGAYNIIALDKAAYQYTMIAGPSTEYLWILARTPKLDGSVIETLVEQARSLGFPTEDLIYLQPQP, encoded by the coding sequence ATGATGAGACGTTTTTTAGGATACATGTTGATTTTGAGTTTAGCGGCTTGCACCGGCATGCCCGCTGGCGTTAAGCCGGTAACAGGATTTGAACTGAGCCGCTATCTGGGTACTTGGTATGAAATCGCCCGGCTGGACCACAGTTTCGAGCGGGGTTTGACCCAGGTTACCGCCGAGTACAGCTTGCGGGAAGACGGCGGCGTCAAGGTACTCAACAGCGGATACAATGCCGAAGAACAGCAAAGACAAACCGCCGAAGGCAAAGCTTACTTCATTGGCAGCCCGGATGTGGGGCGTTTGAAAGTGTCGTTTTTCGGACCTTTTTACGGTGCCTATAACATCATCGCGCTGGATAAGGCGGCTTATCAATATACGATGATTGCGGGTCCGAGCACGGAATATCTATGGATTCTGGCCCGCACACCTAAGCTGGATGGCTCCGTTATAGAGACCTTGGTGGAACAAGCTCGGAGCCTGGGCTTTCCGACCGAAGATTTAATTTATTTGCAACCTCAACCATAA
- a CDS encoding YbgA family protein, whose amino-acid sequence MDSILVGISSCLLGNLVRYDGAHKYHSYIERTLGQYFQFRAFCPEVEAGLGVPRPAVQLREIGSHIRVVGVKDHGLDVTEPLRDAAERQREWLAGLCGYILKKDSPSCGMERVKVYKNEIPARSGVGVFADFLQTHFPTLPVEEEGRLGDPGLRENFIQRVFIRHRWQQLCQNPLTPHALMRFHSRHKLIAMSHEQNRARELGRLVAEARADNIDEIGQRYITDLMACLKIVATRGNHVNVLQHIQGYLKRTIDSDDKQELVDTIEHYRQGNVPLIVPLTLLRHHFRKQPDTFIDESFYMSPHPGELSLLNEI is encoded by the coding sequence ATGGACAGCATTTTAGTAGGCATCAGCAGTTGTTTGTTGGGCAATTTAGTCCGTTACGACGGCGCGCACAAATATCATAGTTATATCGAACGCACATTAGGCCAATATTTCCAATTCAGAGCCTTTTGCCCCGAAGTGGAAGCCGGCTTGGGCGTGCCGCGCCCGGCTGTACAATTACGCGAAATCGGTTCGCATATCCGGGTAGTGGGTGTTAAAGATCACGGTCTGGATGTCACCGAACCATTGCGGGACGCGGCGGAAAGACAGCGCGAATGGCTGGCGGGTTTATGCGGTTATATTTTAAAGAAGGATTCGCCCAGTTGCGGTATGGAGCGGGTCAAAGTCTATAAGAATGAGATTCCGGCACGTAGCGGGGTGGGAGTGTTTGCCGATTTTTTGCAAACCCATTTTCCAACCCTGCCTGTCGAGGAAGAAGGCCGTTTGGGCGATCCGGGCTTGCGGGAGAACTTTATCCAGCGCGTGTTTATACGCCACCGCTGGCAGCAGCTGTGTCAAAACCCGTTAACCCCGCACGCCTTGATGCGCTTCCATAGCCGGCATAAGTTGATTGCCATGAGCCATGAACAGAATCGAGCCAGAGAACTGGGGCGCTTGGTGGCCGAAGCACGGGCGGATAATATTGATGAGATTGGCCAACGCTATATCACCGACTTAATGGCCTGCCTTAAAATCGTCGCGACACGGGGTAACCACGTGAATGTGTTGCAACACATTCAGGGTTATTTAAAGCGTACTATCGATAGCGACGATAAGCAGGAATTGGTGGACACCATCGAACACTATCGCCAGGGTAATGTGCCATTGATCGTGCCGTTGACTTTATTGCGCCATCATTTTCGTAAACAGCCGGATACTTTTATCGACGAGTCTTTTTATATGTCGCCGCATCCCGGCGAGTTATCGTTACTCAACGAAATATAA
- a CDS encoding tyrosine-type recombinase/integrase, with protein sequence MKFVIRKLKPQDKEQIIPDGGGLYIRVRSVTEGGAISFRFRYLLQGKQIWMTLKAKTLAEARKERDDYKKVAKKGVDPVTEQKLLVERARAAQLAEQAELARQQALTSVSGLFERWVMTDLQQRKDLAEVQRMFAKDVLPIIGTVNAQDIRKSHVTDVIDRIKQRGSVHTSRNLLKLLRQMFKFAVDRDIIEFDPTASLSVSKVTTKNTERDRVLSQDEIKLLNEQLPAAGLMHSTQAAIWIMLSTLCRVGELSKAQWKHIDFDAKTFFIPVENSKNDKAHTVYLSDFALNQFRFLHSFRQSEIWLFPNTKDTDHVCEKSITKQIDGRQNSTVYSNRSKANQALVLPGGKWTPHDLRRTGATMMGNLGIHGDVIEKCLNHTQENKLKRVYQHQELKAEQADAWRILGERLTLLTGDNKNVIPIKRAS encoded by the coding sequence ATGAAGTTTGTTATCCGCAAGCTAAAACCCCAGGACAAGGAACAGATCATCCCAGACGGCGGCGGTCTTTACATTCGGGTTAGATCGGTTACCGAAGGCGGAGCTATATCGTTTCGATTCCGATATTTACTGCAAGGCAAGCAAATATGGATGACGCTCAAGGCAAAAACATTAGCGGAAGCCCGAAAGGAAAGGGACGACTACAAAAAAGTTGCCAAAAAAGGCGTCGACCCAGTTACCGAACAAAAATTGTTAGTCGAACGTGCTAGAGCAGCACAACTAGCCGAACAAGCTGAATTAGCCAGGCAGCAAGCTTTAACCAGTGTCAGCGGCTTATTTGAGCGTTGGGTAATGACCGACTTGCAGCAGCGTAAGGATTTAGCCGAAGTGCAACGGATGTTTGCCAAGGATGTATTGCCGATCATCGGCACCGTCAACGCCCAAGACATTAGAAAAAGCCATGTCACCGACGTTATCGACCGCATTAAGCAACGCGGGTCGGTTCATACGTCGCGTAATCTTCTTAAACTGCTGCGGCAAATGTTCAAATTTGCGGTAGACCGCGACATTATCGAATTCGATCCAACGGCCAGTTTGAGCGTTAGCAAGGTCACCACCAAAAATACCGAACGCGACCGCGTGTTATCGCAAGACGAAATCAAGTTATTGAATGAACAGCTCCCTGCCGCCGGCCTGATGCACTCCACCCAAGCCGCCATTTGGATCATGCTATCTACGCTTTGCCGTGTCGGCGAACTCAGCAAAGCTCAATGGAAACATATCGACTTCGACGCCAAGACCTTTTTTATCCCCGTCGAGAACAGTAAAAACGACAAGGCCCATACTGTCTACTTATCCGACTTTGCATTGAATCAATTTCGATTCCTGCACTCATTCCGGCAATCGGAAATCTGGTTATTCCCCAATACTAAAGATACAGACCACGTTTGCGAAAAGTCCATCACTAAGCAAATCGACGGTCGCCAAAATTCGACGGTGTATAGCAATCGCAGTAAAGCCAACCAAGCCTTGGTATTGCCCGGTGGCAAATGGACGCCGCACGATCTGCGCAGAACCGGCGCCACGATGATGGGCAACCTCGGCATACATGGGGACGTGATCGAAAAATGCCTGAACCACACTCAAGAAAACAAGCTGAAACGCGTCTACCAACATCAGGAATTGAAAGCTGAACAAGCTGACGCATGGCGCATATTGGGTGAACGACTGACATTATTGACCGGCGATAACAAAAATGTCATTCCAATCAAACGGGCGAGCTAA
- a CDS encoding DUF1778 domain-containing protein, which produces MSFQSNGRAKTESCFIGAQLAYNHLCPIGEIMPTTETTKQERMHIRLDALSKQKLEKAASYSHKKLSEFVLSQSLAAAESIISEHEQTTLSQADWVLFLDALENPPAKNAKLKEALALHKKLVVRD; this is translated from the coding sequence ATGTCATTCCAATCAAACGGGCGAGCTAAAACAGAAAGTTGTTTTATAGGCGCACAATTGGCGTACAATCACTTATGCCCGATTGGAGAAATTATGCCGACGACAGAAACAACCAAACAAGAGCGCATGCATATTCGCCTTGATGCACTTTCCAAACAAAAATTGGAGAAAGCGGCTAGTTACAGCCATAAAAAGCTTTCGGAATTCGTCTTGTCCCAATCATTGGCGGCAGCAGAAAGCATCATTAGCGAACATGAACAAACGACTTTATCCCAAGCTGATTGGGTGCTGTTTTTAGACGCCCTGGAAAACCCGCCGGCTAAAAATGCCAAATTAAAAGAGGCTTTGGCATTGCATAAAAAGTTGGTTGTCCGGGATTGA
- a CDS encoding GNAT family N-acetyltransferase: MKLKIEALNASHQRKPFDCGEASLNSYLQQYARQNVKHRINKVFVATDADCPQTILGYYTLSAGSICVDDLPPAHKLRLPKYPVPVALLGTLAIDKRHQGQRLGTILLADAIQRVEQASEVMAVYAVVVDALNSSAAEFYRQFGFIAFPGQPLKLFLPLGN; the protein is encoded by the coding sequence ATGAAATTAAAGATCGAGGCGCTTAACGCTAGCCACCAGCGAAAACCATTCGACTGCGGCGAAGCCAGCCTGAATAGCTACTTACAACAATATGCGCGCCAGAATGTTAAGCACCGTATCAATAAAGTGTTCGTGGCGACAGATGCCGATTGCCCGCAAACCATTCTAGGTTATTACACGCTCAGTGCCGGCAGTATTTGTGTCGATGACTTACCGCCAGCCCATAAACTACGCTTACCCAAATACCCGGTTCCGGTCGCATTATTGGGAACACTCGCGATTGATAAGCGTCATCAAGGCCAACGCCTGGGAACGATACTATTAGCCGATGCAATACAACGCGTGGAGCAGGCTAGCGAAGTGATGGCGGTTTATGCGGTCGTGGTGGACGCGTTAAATTCGTCGGCGGCCGAGTTTTATCGACAGTTCGGTTTTATCGCATTTCCTGGGCAACCTTTAAAATTGTTCTTGCCGTTAGGCAATTGA